In Zingiber officinale cultivar Zhangliang chromosome 1A, Zo_v1.1, whole genome shotgun sequence, a genomic segment contains:
- the LOC122038371 gene encoding DNA-(apurinic or apyrimidinic site) endonuclease 2-like yields the protein MKIVTYNVNGLRQRVAQHGSLLRLLTSLDADIICFQETKLSRRELSVDLTMAEGYEAFVSCTRTSKRGRLGYSGVATFCRVRSAFSSKEVALPVEAEEGFTGLLECSKKRDIPTDLLLEAPIEEQKLEITQEDLLKVDNEGRCIITDHGHFVLFNIYGPRAEHDDEERCRFKFIFFKILQRRWDFLLNEGKRIFVVGDLNIAPTAIDRCDAGPEFEKNLFRKWLRSLLREYGGQFFDAFRSKNPGRKEAYTCFSPRIGAEEFNYGSRIDHILIAGSCLHQKHDIEGHNFLSCHVEACDIMSQFRRGNCRNVPRWRGGRNIKLEGSDHVPVHVILRDIPDLPLHNTPSLAVRYIPEVRGWQQSIVSFLVKGQVTRHCLPSDSSNDNNTRAGHEECVIRSEGCSLTTEQEFIATSQDSPDPSISKLKLIQKPYTSLNNDSGLTASQKSIMSSEVEKREYVSGSTTSMKKRTRHSTCSQLTLKSFFKQPKTVGTCDDDSLRGDATSQNFYSEKDAEEVSQMMEQEVNQDLQNNCEMSATSVNTYDDDSEISFPCERESNSSAVIEWQKIQQKMKMTLPICKGHGEPCVARSVKREGPNRGRLFYVCARAQGPASNPEANCGYFQWGSSKSKKAK from the exons GAAACGAAGTTATCAAGACGTGAGTTATCTGTAGATCTAACCATGGCAGAGGGGTATGAAGCTTTTGTTTCTTGCACTCGTACTTCTAAAAGAGGACGTTTGGGCTATTCTG GTGTTGCTACATTTTGCCGGGTGAGATCAGCATTTTCCAGTAAGGAGGTAGCATTACCAGTGGAAGCAGAAGAAGGGTTTACCGGTCTTCTTGAATGTTCAAAGAAGAGGGATATACCCACAGATTTATTGCTTGAAGCACCAATTGAGGAACAAAAACTTGAGATCACACAGGAGGATTTGTTAAAAGTGGATAATGAGGGTCGTTGTATAATCACTGATCATGGACATTTTG TACTTTTTAATATATATGGCCCACGAGCTGAACATGATGATGAGGAAAGATGCcgctttaaatttattttcttcaagATCTTACAG AGAAGATGGGATTTTCTCCTTAATGAGGGAAAGAGAATATTTGTTGTTGGAGATCTTAATATTGCTCCCACTGCGATAGATAGATGTGATGCAGGTCCAGAGTTTGAAAAGAACTT GTTTCGGAAATGGCTACGGTCTTTGCTGCGAGAGTATGGAGGCCAATTTTTTGATGCTTTTAGGTCAAAAAATCCCGGAAG AAAAGAAGCATACACTTGCTTCTCACCACGTATTGGAGCCGAGGAATTCAACTATGGCTCTAGGATTGACCATATTCTTATTGCTGGGTCGTGTTTGCATCAGAAGCATGATATTGAAGGACATAACTTCTTAAGCTGCCATGTTGAAGCCTGTGATATTATGAGTCagtttagaagaggaaattgtAGGAATGTTCCAAG GTGGAGAGGAGGGAGAAACATTAAATTAGAAGGTTCAGATCATGTTCCTGTTCATGTTATATTGAGAGATATACCTGATCTTCCATTACACAACACTCCATCTTTGGCCGTCAGATATATTCCTGAAGTCCGTGGTTGGCAACAATCTATAG TTTCCTTCTTGGTGAAAGGGCAAGTAACACGTCATTGCTTGCCAAGCGACTCGTCGAATGACAACAATACAAGAGCAGGTCACGAAGAATGTGTAATAAGAAGTGAAGGCTGTAGCTTAACCACTGAGCAGGAATTCATTGCCACATCTCAGGACTCTCCAGATCCTAGCATTTCCAAATTGAAACTAATACAAAAACCCTATACAAGTCTAAACAACGATTCTGGTCTTACTGCTTCTCAGAAGAGTATTATGTCATCAGAAGTTGAAAAGAGAGAGTACGTGTCTGGTTCCACCACAAGCATGAAGAAAAGGACAAGACATAGTACATGTTCTCAGCTTACTTTGAAATCTTTTTTTAAACAACCCAAGACTGTTGGAACATGTGATGATGATTCTTTGAGGGGTGATGCAACATCTCAAAATTTTTATTCAGAGAAAGATGCGGAGGAGGTATCTCAGATGATGGAACAGGAAGTTAATCAAGATCTACAGAACAATTGTGAAATGAGTGCGACGAGTGTAAACACATATGATGATGATTCAGAGATATCCTTTCCTTGTGAGAGGGAGAGCAACAGTTCTGCAGTAATAGAGTGGCAGAAAATTCAGCAGAAGATGAAGATGACTTTGCCAATCTGCAAAGGACATGGTGAACCTTGTGTAGCAAGATCGGTGAAAAGGGAAGGCCCCAATAGAGGTCGTCTCTTCTATGTTTGTGCTCGTGCCCAG GGACCTGCTTCTAATCCAGAAGCAAACTGTGGTTACTTCCAATGGGGTTCTTCAAAATCTAAGAAGGCCAAGTAA